TTGAAAAAAACCAGGCCCGCCCGTCGCTGAAAAGCCTGCGCATTTTTGCGCAGCGCCTCAACCGTCCCATAAGCTATTTCCTCGACGACGAATACGACACCTCGCCGACGCCCTCGGAAGCGCAGCGGCACCTGTCCACGGCCGACGTGCTGGAGCGCCAGGGCAAGTACGACGAGGCGCTGCAACTGTATGAGCAGGCGCTGAACGAATGCGCGCCCACCGATTACGCCCTGCGCGGGCAAATTTACCGCCGGCGGGCGCGGGCGCTGCTGGCGCTGGACCAGCGGAAAGCCGCGGTGCAGGCGCTGGAGCTGGCGGCCGAAGAGTTCCGGCTGGCGCGGGACACGGCGGCCCGGGCGGAAGTGGACCAGCTGCTGGGCGACGTGTACCGGCAGATGAACCAGAAAGAGGCGGCCATTACGCACTACGAGCGGGCGCTGCTCCTGTACGAGGAGGGGCTGGCGCCGCAGTCGGACACCGAGCCGTCTTTCGCCATGCTGCGGCTGTTGACGGAGCTGGGCTTGACGCTGGCCGCGGTGGGCCGTTACGAGGCGGCGCAGAAGTATTTGAAGCGGGCGGAGTCGCTGGCGGCCCAAGTCAAGACCATGTACCGCTGGGGCGACTTGTGCCGCACCATGAGCAAAGTGGAGAAAGAACTGGGCAACCGGCGGGGGGCCGTTCAGTACGCCGAGCGGGCGGTGGCCTACTGCGACGCGATGCTGGACCACGTGACGCTGGTGCGGGCGTTGGTCGACCTGGGTGAGCTGCGGGCCGAGGAAGGCGGGCGCAAGGCAGCGGAGCCCATCTTCGAGCGGGCGCTGGACGTGGCTGAAGCGATGGGCGACGCGGACGGCAAGAGCCTCGTGCGGGCCGCCCTCGCGAAGCTGGCCGAGAAAGACGGCGACATCAAGCGGGCCGTGGAGCTGTACGAGGCGGCGGTCAACACCAGCGAAGACGCGTGGCGGACGTCCGCCATTCGCCGCTCGCTGGCCGACTTGTTCAAGGCGCAGCAAAACTGGGAAGCGGCGGCCAAGCAGCTGGAGTCCAACGTGGCGTTCTTCCAGAAGAACCGCGCCACGCCGGCGCTCATCGAGACGTACACGGCGCTGGCCGAAGTGTACGAAGCCGCCGGCCTGAAAGAAGACGCGGAGCGCTGCCTGAAGCTGTCGCTGGAGCTGTACCGCAAGCAGTCGGAAGAGGCGAAAAGCGAAAGCGGCGTCAGCCGCTGAGCGCGAAAGGCGGCGCGCCGAGCCTTTCCGCTAAAGAAGCAAGTATTGGAGCGCCACCAGCAGCGCGACGCCCGGAAGGCCCAGCAGCCCGGCCACCAGCGCGGTGACGGGATTGATGGGCACGTAGACGCCGAGAACGAAGCGGCCGAGGAAGTTGACGACGGCCAGCAGCAGCGCGCCGGCCAGGACGTTCACGACCAGCCGCACGACAATGCGCACCGGCAGCGCGAGCAGCCGGGCGATGAGGTACAGCAGCCCGAGGCCGAACAAGTACGCGACGATGACGCGCAGTTCCATGATGATTTCCGCTCCCGGTACAATCTACGGCCGGGGGCGGTTTCGTTAGTACCGTGCCCCGCGCCGGAGGTCGTCCAAGCGCGGCTCGACGTGCAGCCCGCGCTTGCGCGCCTCGTCGAGGAGGAACATGTAGCGCCGCTCCGCCGCGCCGATGGAAAAGATGGCGTAGTCGACCAAGCGGGGATCGGTGACGGTGTCGAAGTAGGTGCGGGCCCGCTGCCACTCGCGGTGTGCGTCCTCGACGGCCCGCAGCAGCTCCGCCCCTTCCGGATCCTGCGGCGCCGCCGGCTCGGCCCGCTTCGGCAGCAGTCCTCCCACGGCGTCCATGTACCGCGCCAACGTTCGCCTGAGACCCACCGGCCGCCCTCCCTGGCGCCCGCCGCGCGGCCGCACCAAGCGCGCCGCGCTTGCGCCCGGCCCCACGCAGGCGGGCGTCCTTCGTGCGTCGGCCTGTCCCCGCTCTTCTTCGGCGGACAGGCCTTTTAAAGTATAGAAGCGCGCCGGTGGGAATATTCGCGCGCCGGCTACAGCTCCCGCCGCCCTTCCAGCGCCTTCACCAGCGTGACCTCGTCGACGTACTCCAGGTCGCCCCCGACGGGCATGCCGTGCGCCATGCGGGTCACTTTAACGCCCAGCGGCTTCAGCAGGCGAGCCAAGTACATGGCCGTCGCTTCGCCCTCGATGTTGGGATCCGTGGCCAAGATGACTTCCTTCACCGTGCCCTGCTGCAGGCGAGCCAGCAGTTCCTGAATTTTCAAGTCCTGCGGCCCCACGCCTTCCATGGGCGAGATGGCGCCGTGCAGCACGTGGTAGAGGCCCTTGTATTCGCGCGTCCGCTCCAGCGCCAGCACGTCTTTCGGCTCCTCCACCACGCAGATCACCGTCTTGTCCCGCGATCCGTCGGTGCAGATGGGGCACGGGTCCACGTCGGTGAGCGTGTAGCAGACGGAGCAGTAAATGGTCTGCTCCCGCGCCTCCACGATGGCCCGGGCCAGATTGTGGGCTTCCTGCTTGGGAGCGGTGACGATGTAGTAGGCAAGGCGCTGCGCCGTCTTCGGGCCGATGCCCGGCAACTTGTTGAGCTCGTCCACAAGACGGGCGATAGGCTTGGCGTAGTGGCGCATACCGACTTACAGCCCCGGGAAGCCAGGAATGTTCAGCGCGCCCGTCACTTTGGCCATCTCGTTGGCCGCCATTTCCTTCGACGCCCGCAGCGCTTCGTTGACGGCGGCCAAGACCATGTCCTGCAGCATCTCGACGTCTTGTGGATCGACGGCTTCCGGGGCAATGGTGATGCGGACGATCTCCTGATGCCCGTTGGCCACCGCGGTCACCATGCCGCCACCCGCCGTGGCCTCCACCGTCTTGGCGGCCAGCTCCTCTTGGACGCGCGCCATATCCTGCTGGATCTTTTGCACTTGCTTCATCATCTTGCTCATGTTGCCGAGGTTGCGCAAATTCATCGGTGGCTGCCTCCCCCCTCGTCTTCGATGGCCACGATGCGCCCGCCGAACACCCGCAGCGCCTCCTTCACAGCCGGATGCTGAGCCGGATCGTCCGGCCGCTCCGCCGCGGCGTGCTCGCCCGCCGTCGCCGTTTTTACCTTCAGGCGCAAGCCGGTGACGTCTTTGATAATCCCTTCCAGGATGCGGCGGTTGGCCTCCACGTCCAAGCTGGCCCGGTGAAAGCCCCGGTCCGGCGGAAACTCGATAATCAGCGTGTCGCCCTCCACCGCGACGGGCCTGCCTTCCCGCAAGAACGCCTGCACCTGCAGGTGCCGCCGCTCGCGCAGCGTCTGGTGTACTCGGTCCCATGCCGCCGCCACGACCGCGAACCTGTCGGCCCCGGGCGCGGCGCTGGGCGCAGCGCCCGCCGCAGGCGCCGCCGAAGGCCCTGGGCCTGCGGCCGCCGCCCGCTCGGAAGGCGCGGGCGCCGGCTGGGACGCTGCCGAGGAGGTCGCGGCAGCCGCGTGCGCGGCCGGTGCCGGCGTCCCCGAGGACGGCGGCGATACCGGCGCGCGCACCGCGCCCGCGGGCGTCGCTGCCGCCGCCGGCGCGGCGGCCCCAGAGGCGGCTAGCTGTGCCACCATCGCTTCCAGCCGCTCGATGCGCTGGAGCAGCTGCGCTACATCAAAGCCTTGCGGCGCGAGCGCCGGCGCGGCGGCCGTCTTCGGCGCTGCGCCCGCGGCGCCCTCGGCCGCCGGCGAGCCGGGCTTTTTCGTGAGGCGAATCACCGCCATCTCCAGCGGCAAGCTCGAACGCACGGCCCAGCGCATGTCGCTTTCGGCCGCGGCCAGGGCGTCGATGGCTTCCAGGATAAGTTCAGCCGGAAGCTGCGCCGCGTGCCGCTGCAAGACGATCTTGTCTTCTTCGCTGACGTCCAGCCCAGCCGCTTCCAGCCCCGCGGCACCGACCAGCAGCACGTCCCGCAAGTACCGGGCCGCGTCTTTGAGAAACTGCCGCAAATCGCGGCCCGCCTCCTGCAGCTCCTTGATCAGCGCCAGGCCGCCGGCCGTGTCGCCCGCCGCCAGCACGTCCGCAAAGCGCTGCACTTGCCAGCGCGGCGCGACGCCCAGCACGTCCGCCACCACTTCCGCGGTCACTTTGTCGGCGTACGCCCGGGCCTGATCCAAGATGCCGAGGCTGTCCCGCAAACTGCCGTCCGCATAGCGGGCGATGAGCGCCAGCGCGTCGTCGTCGGCCGCGATGCCTTCCGCGGCCGCCACCGTCTTTAGGCGGCCGACCACCTCGGCGGTGCTGAGCCGGCGGAAATCAAAACGCTGACACCGAGAGGCTACCGTGGCCGGGATCTTGTGCGGCTCCGTCGTAGCGAAGACGAACACCACGTGGGCCGGCGGCTCCTCCAACACCTTGAGGAGCGCGTTGAACGCCTCGTTGGTCAGCATGTGCACTTCGTCGATAATGTATATTTTGTACTTGCCTTCGGTGGGCGCGTAGCGCACCCGCTCCCGCACGTCGCGGATTTCGTCGATGCCGCGGTTGGAGGCGCCGTCGATTTCCACCACGTCCATGGCTACGCCGTCGGCGATGCGGACGCACGAAGGGCACTGGTCGCACGGCTCCGGCGTAGGCCCGTTGACGCAGTTGAGCCCCTTGGCCAGAAGGCGCGCCACGGTCGTCTTGCCGGTCCCCCGCGGCCCGCTGAACAAGTACGCGTGGGCGATGCGGTTTTCGCTCAGCGCGTTGCTCAGCGTCCGCACGACGTGCTGCTGCCCGATGACGTCGGAGAAACGCCGCGGGCGCCACTTCCGGTACAACGAAACGTACGCCACCGCCCATACCTCCCGGTGCGTCGTCAGCTTCTTTCGTCAACCGGACGATGGCCTCCTTCACCCGCGCCGGCCGCCGCCGGCGCCTGCTCCCGCGGCCCAACAAAAAAGCCGGCGGGAAACCCCACCGGCTGAAAAATGAGCCGTGCACCCGCCGTCGACTTGCCTCTCCGGGCGTTACCCGGGCAGTTAGCTCGGACCGAGCACCCTCGCGGCACACGGACGCATTCGCTTACCGCTGCTTCCTTCCGGACCTGACGGGGTTCACGAAGGTCCGTTGCGCGAGACCCGATCGTCAACGCCACTTACTCGGGGCAGACCCCACAGAAACGAAGCCTCGGGCGGGAATTCGACCCCGCTGCAGCGGATTGCGGGTACAGGGCACCGCTACCTCCCCG
The nucleotide sequence above comes from Bacillota bacterium. Encoded proteins:
- a CDS encoding DUF2508 domain-containing protein, encoding MARYMDAVGGLLPKRAEPAAPQDPEGAELLRAVEDAHREWQRARTYFDTVTDPRLVDYAIFSIGAAERRYMFLLDEARKRGLHVEPRLDDLRRGARY
- a CDS encoding YbaB/EbfC family nucleoid-associated protein, with translation MNLRNLGNMSKMMKQVQKIQQDMARVQEELAAKTVEATAGGGMVTAVANGHQEIVRITIAPEAVDPQDVEMLQDMVLAAVNEALRASKEMAANEMAKVTGALNIPGFPGL
- a CDS encoding SigmaK-factor processing regulatory BofA, whose amino-acid sequence is MELRVIVAYLFGLGLLYLIARLLALPVRIVVRLVVNVLAGALLLAVVNFLGRFVLGVYVPINPVTALVAGLLGLPGVALLVALQYLLL
- a CDS encoding DNA polymerase III subunit gamma/tau, whose translation is MTTHREVWAVAYVSLYRKWRPRRFSDVIGQQHVVRTLSNALSENRIAHAYLFSGPRGTGKTTVARLLAKGLNCVNGPTPEPCDQCPSCVRIADGVAMDVVEIDGASNRGIDEIRDVRERVRYAPTEGKYKIYIIDEVHMLTNEAFNALLKVLEEPPAHVVFVFATTEPHKIPATVASRCQRFDFRRLSTAEVVGRLKTVAAAEGIAADDDALALIARYADGSLRDSLGILDQARAYADKVTAEVVADVLGVAPRWQVQRFADVLAAGDTAGGLALIKELQEAGRDLRQFLKDAARYLRDVLLVGAAGLEAAGLDVSEEDKIVLQRHAAQLPAELILEAIDALAAAESDMRWAVRSSLPLEMAVIRLTKKPGSPAAEGAAGAAPKTAAAPALAPQGFDVAQLLQRIERLEAMVAQLAASGAAAPAAAATPAGAVRAPVSPPSSGTPAPAAHAAAATSSAASQPAPAPSERAAAAGPGPSAAPAAGAAPSAAPGADRFAVVAAAWDRVHQTLRERRHLQVQAFLREGRPVAVEGDTLIIEFPPDRGFHRASLDVEANRRILEGIIKDVTGLRLKVKTATAGEHAAAERPDDPAQHPAVKEALRVFGGRIVAIEDEGGGSHR
- a CDS encoding recombination protein RecR, translated to MRHYAKPIARLVDELNKLPGIGPKTAQRLAYYIVTAPKQEAHNLARAIVEAREQTIYCSVCYTLTDVDPCPICTDGSRDKTVICVVEEPKDVLALERTREYKGLYHVLHGAISPMEGVGPQDLKIQELLARLQQGTVKEVILATDPNIEGEATAMYLARLLKPLGVKVTRMAHGMPVGGDLEYVDEVTLVKALEGRREL